The following proteins are co-located in the Microbacterium sp. SORGH_AS_0888 genome:
- a CDS encoding methylenetetrahydrofolate reductase C-terminal domain-containing protein, whose amino-acid sequence MTTPTVPDAGRTHPPVRLAACPKAMAYGPCGGVNADETCEVEPAPCVFLQRDLPVRWDGDDRADLDEITTASGRELQAIARRRPLVMTGFPVRALHSDAVGATAAALSGSTDAVLSGDAGRSRVQFPPSYRAALITATGLRLWMGFNARDRNRTALDRELASLQALGVAGVHCVTGDHTRTGDRPDARPVFDLESTTVLPRARALGLLTSFAESPAAPPIAERGARVAQKQRAGGRMCLTQYAGDADEVAAFVELCRAAGASAPVLPGVPLVVDRDGAALLASFHAAKLPVGFIDRLFSARDIRAEGIRRAVGYGHALLGTGLVGGVVIAGGARLGEEVAYASDLATVARELGGGS is encoded by the coding sequence ATGACGACACCGACCGTTCCGGACGCGGGCCGCACGCATCCGCCCGTGCGCCTGGCCGCATGCCCGAAAGCCATGGCCTACGGGCCGTGCGGCGGCGTGAACGCCGACGAGACGTGCGAGGTCGAGCCCGCGCCCTGCGTGTTCCTGCAGCGGGATCTGCCCGTGCGGTGGGACGGCGACGACCGCGCGGACCTCGACGAGATCACGACCGCATCCGGCCGGGAACTGCAGGCGATCGCCCGGCGGCGTCCGCTCGTGATGACGGGATTCCCCGTTCGTGCCCTGCATTCGGACGCCGTCGGTGCGACCGCCGCCGCGCTCTCGGGCAGCACGGATGCCGTGCTCTCCGGCGACGCCGGCCGCTCGCGCGTGCAGTTCCCGCCCTCCTACCGTGCCGCGCTCATCACCGCGACGGGGCTGCGCCTGTGGATGGGGTTCAACGCCCGCGACCGCAATCGCACCGCCCTGGACCGGGAGCTGGCGTCGCTCCAGGCCCTCGGCGTCGCCGGCGTCCACTGCGTGACCGGCGACCACACGCGAACCGGCGATCGTCCCGACGCGAGACCCGTGTTCGATCTCGAGTCGACCACGGTGCTCCCCCGCGCTCGCGCGCTCGGGCTGCTCACGTCGTTCGCGGAGTCGCCGGCGGCTCCTCCGATCGCCGAGCGCGGCGCCCGGGTCGCGCAGAAGCAGCGCGCCGGGGGCAGGATGTGCCTCACGCAGTATGCCGGGGATGCGGACGAGGTCGCCGCCTTCGTCGAGCTCTGCCGGGCGGCCGGAGCGAGCGCTCCCGTTCTGCCCGGAGTACCGCTCGTCGTCGACCGCGACGGCGCGGCGCTGCTCGCCTCGTTCCATGCCGCCAAGCTGCCCGTCGGCTTCATCGACCGCCTCTTCTCGGCGCGCGACATCCGCGCGGAGGGCATCCGGCGCGCGGTCGGGTACGGTCACGCACTGCTGGGCACGGGCCTGGTCGGGGGCGTCGTGATCGCGGGCGGCGCGCGACTGGGAGAGGAGGTCGCGTACGCCTCCGACCTCGCAACCGTGGCGCGCGAGCTCGGAGGCGGTTCGTGA
- a CDS encoding ABC transporter ATP-binding protein codes for MSTTAVDGSTEPVGSVTSGAGAAVAPTLSFTDVAKVFDTGTRALEEVSLDVRPGEFVSVVGPSGCGKSTLLRLAAGLDGATEGTVEVRADTTSFVFQEATLLEWRTAQRNVELVGELDGVGRAERRRRASEALELVGLTGFENQHPRALSGGMRMRVSIARALVAEPQLALFDEPFGALDEITRLKMQTELQRLFQLKGFAAMFITHSISEAVYLSSRVVVMSGRPGRIVDDIDLPWSYPRSPELRYEPEFGRIVGHLSHALEAHS; via the coding sequence ATGAGCACGACCGCCGTCGACGGCAGCACCGAGCCCGTCGGGTCCGTGACGAGCGGGGCCGGCGCCGCCGTGGCCCCGACGCTGTCCTTCACGGACGTCGCCAAGGTCTTCGACACCGGCACCCGCGCGCTCGAGGAGGTGTCACTGGACGTCCGGCCGGGTGAGTTCGTCTCGGTCGTCGGTCCCTCGGGCTGCGGAAAGTCCACGCTGCTGCGTCTGGCCGCCGGACTCGACGGCGCGACCGAGGGCACGGTCGAGGTCCGCGCCGACACGACGAGCTTCGTCTTCCAGGAGGCGACGCTGCTGGAGTGGCGCACCGCCCAGCGCAACGTGGAGCTCGTCGGCGAGCTCGACGGGGTCGGCAGAGCCGAACGCCGTCGCCGCGCCTCCGAGGCGCTCGAGCTCGTGGGGCTCACGGGCTTCGAGAATCAGCATCCGCGTGCACTGTCGGGCGGCATGCGGATGCGCGTGTCGATCGCCCGTGCCCTGGTCGCGGAGCCGCAGCTCGCACTGTTCGACGAGCCGTTCGGGGCGCTCGACGAGATCACCCGGCTCAAGATGCAGACCGAGCTGCAGCGGCTGTTCCAGCTCAAGGGCTTCGCCGCCATGTTCATCACGCACTCGATCTCGGAGGCCGTCTACCTCTCGAGCCGGGTCGTCGTCATGAGCGGCCGTCCGGGACGCATCGTCGACGACATCGACCTGCCCTGGTCCTACCCCCGGTCCCCCGAGCTGCGCTACGAACCCGAGTTCGGGCGGATCGTCGGCCACCTCTCGCACGCCTTGGAGGCGCACTCGTGA
- a CDS encoding amidohydrolase family protein yields MDAELLEPGQRIGRITGLAATGDVADTLTFAEGRVVDATSFPHPMGETVDASGWVALPPLADLHAHLDKGYTWSAFGQPEGSLDDAITCWMDHGASHSFADIKAGARRHLLAALHSGVTAVRSHANYHLGDDPLRGVRALVELREEFAGLVDLQIVASPGPSDGPDDLGRAAVMLGIDLVGGFPHLAEDPSADLERTAAFAEEFGLGVDLHTDETLDPASHGLADLAARTRHWPAEVIRSAGHCVSLSTQDAATRARTLAAVAEAGVSIVTNPLTNLYLQGWQHPVGTPRGIPPLREILDAGIVLAAGGDNVQDPFNPLGNADMVDVAAELVTAGHLTPAEAWHVSSGGGRAAFGLPPARGRVGEVADVVLVRAAHAAEALAERAPDRIVVRDGRVIAVRRRITRSVLDRPPMSAPSSAPTSEGALI; encoded by the coding sequence ATGGATGCGGAACTCCTCGAGCCCGGACAGCGGATCGGGAGGATCACCGGGCTCGCCGCCACCGGGGATGTCGCCGACACGCTCACGTTCGCGGAGGGTCGCGTCGTCGACGCGACCTCCTTCCCCCACCCGATGGGCGAGACGGTCGACGCCTCGGGGTGGGTCGCCCTTCCACCGCTCGCCGACCTGCATGCCCACCTCGACAAGGGCTACACGTGGAGCGCCTTCGGTCAGCCGGAGGGCTCGCTCGACGACGCGATCACCTGCTGGATGGACCACGGCGCGAGCCACTCCTTCGCCGACATCAAAGCCGGTGCCCGCCGCCATCTGCTCGCAGCCCTGCACTCCGGGGTGACGGCCGTGCGTTCGCACGCCAACTACCACCTGGGCGATGACCCGCTGCGCGGCGTCCGGGCCCTCGTCGAGCTCCGGGAGGAGTTCGCCGGTCTCGTCGACCTGCAGATCGTCGCCAGCCCCGGCCCCTCCGACGGCCCCGATGACCTGGGACGCGCAGCCGTGATGCTCGGCATCGACCTGGTCGGCGGCTTCCCCCATCTCGCGGAGGACCCGAGCGCAGACCTGGAGCGGACGGCCGCCTTCGCGGAGGAGTTCGGGCTCGGCGTCGACCTCCACACCGACGAGACCCTCGATCCGGCCTCGCACGGCCTCGCGGACCTGGCGGCACGCACACGGCACTGGCCGGCGGAGGTCATCCGCTCCGCGGGACACTGCGTGAGCCTGTCCACCCAGGATGCCGCCACGCGCGCCCGCACGCTCGCCGCCGTGGCCGAGGCCGGCGTCTCGATCGTCACCAATCCGCTGACGAACCTCTACCTCCAGGGCTGGCAGCACCCGGTCGGCACGCCCCGGGGGATCCCGCCGCTGCGCGAGATCCTGGATGCCGGAATCGTCCTGGCCGCGGGCGGCGACAATGTGCAAGACCCGTTCAACCCCCTCGGCAACGCCGACATGGTCGACGTCGCGGCCGAGCTCGTCACCGCCGGCCACCTGACGCCCGCCGAGGCGTGGCACGTCAGCTCCGGCGGCGGTCGCGCCGCCTTCGGGCTGCCGCCGGCGCGCGGGCGGGTCGGCGAGGTCGCCGATGTCGTGCTCGTCCGGGCCGCTCACGCCGCCGAGGCGCTGGCCGAGCGGGCTCCGGATCGGATCGTCGTCCGTGACGGCCGGGTGATCGCCGTACGACGCCGCATCACCCGCAGCGTGCTCGACCGGCCACCGATGTCGGCCCCGTCCTCCGCGCCGACCTCCGAAGGAGCCCTGATATGA
- a CDS encoding methylenetetrahydrofolate reductase C-terminal domain-containing protein, with the protein MTLDLRLRDASRRCPKRMVYGPCGGVSAQGGCEIPDLRCSFVDDGELLDGLAFAPSDVAVPESARESGDALAVGTRRPASAAFAARIGDGPMITADLPVRGTDPGLLTEAGVRLAGLTAVIAGEPPGLRDALSPTHKALVLVAAGATVIAGMTCRDRNRVAIEGELAALADLGVAGVLAVTGDHPASTALPHARPVFDLDSTRVAALARRAGLFVAVAEQPAAPPVAYRPARLALKAQAGAELGILNLCGDIEDIARFAAGVARTAAPLPISVSVPVLASRAATRRLGTLPGVSLPADLMAAVASADAHDAAESGARAAAEWARRALAVPGVVGVHLSAVVDDSDPTGMSAVTAIVRTNTLLRERLLTDAEAREPTR; encoded by the coding sequence GTGACGCTCGATCTGCGCCTGCGTGACGCATCGCGACGCTGCCCCAAGCGCATGGTCTACGGCCCGTGCGGCGGGGTGTCCGCACAGGGCGGATGCGAGATCCCCGACCTCCGGTGCTCGTTCGTCGACGACGGCGAGCTCCTGGACGGCCTCGCCTTCGCCCCCTCCGACGTCGCGGTGCCGGAGAGCGCCCGGGAGAGCGGCGACGCACTCGCCGTCGGGACGAGACGCCCGGCCTCCGCCGCCTTCGCCGCCCGCATCGGCGACGGTCCCATGATCACCGCCGACCTCCCGGTCCGTGGCACCGATCCGGGTCTGCTGACCGAGGCGGGCGTCCGGCTGGCCGGCCTCACGGCGGTCATCGCCGGCGAGCCGCCGGGCCTGCGCGACGCCCTCAGCCCGACGCACAAGGCACTCGTCCTCGTCGCGGCGGGAGCGACCGTCATCGCCGGCATGACGTGCCGCGACCGCAACCGGGTCGCGATCGAGGGCGAGCTCGCCGCCCTCGCCGATCTCGGAGTGGCCGGCGTCCTCGCCGTCACCGGCGACCATCCCGCATCCACCGCCCTTCCGCACGCGAGGCCGGTCTTCGACCTGGACTCGACGCGCGTCGCCGCTCTCGCCCGCCGCGCGGGTCTGTTCGTCGCCGTCGCCGAGCAGCCGGCCGCACCCCCGGTCGCCTACCGTCCGGCGCGGCTCGCCCTCAAGGCGCAGGCCGGGGCTGAGCTCGGCATCCTGAACCTCTGCGGCGACATCGAGGACATCGCACGCTTCGCGGCGGGGGTGGCACGGACGGCCGCGCCCCTCCCCATCAGCGTGTCGGTGCCGGTGCTCGCCTCGCGTGCCGCGACGCGCCGGCTCGGCACACTGCCCGGCGTGTCGTTGCCCGCCGACCTCATGGCGGCGGTGGCCTCAGCCGATGCCCATGACGCCGCGGAGTCCGGCGCGCGTGCCGCCGCGGAGTGGGCGCGGCGCGCTCTGGCCGTGCCCGGGGTGGTCGGGGTGCACCTGTCGGCCGTCGTCGACGACAGTGATCCGACGGGGATGTCGGCCGTGACGGCGATCGTCCGGACGAACACTCTGTTGCGCGAGCGGTTGCTCACCGATGCGGAGGCCAGGGAGCCGACGCGATGA
- a CDS encoding helix-turn-helix domain-containing protein, which yields MSEAASSRRGVSARRRADEDGPAAAARVLGARIRALRQSRGMTLTQMAAEADLSHSFLSQVERGLERMSMTSLFRVAQALGTTQQALLTDDTDAAPRSAGAFHVFRASEATPLDAGGSPVRVLARDHPRFVPMVMSGTFAEDLWWVHDEEEFVYVLEGRLVVVLDGEELALEVGDAVYYQGGVRHRWRTEPGETTRVLTVKEGSPGSH from the coding sequence ATGTCGGAAGCCGCCTCCTCGCGCCGGGGTGTGTCAGCCCGGCGCCGCGCGGACGAGGACGGTCCCGCAGCGGCGGCCCGCGTGCTCGGAGCCCGCATCAGGGCGCTGCGTCAGAGCCGAGGCATGACGCTGACGCAGATGGCCGCGGAGGCCGATCTCTCGCACTCGTTCCTCAGCCAGGTCGAGCGTGGGCTCGAGCGCATGAGCATGACCTCGCTGTTCCGTGTCGCCCAGGCGCTCGGCACCACGCAGCAGGCTCTGCTCACAGACGACACGGATGCCGCGCCCCGGAGCGCAGGCGCGTTCCACGTCTTCCGGGCGAGCGAGGCGACGCCACTGGACGCCGGCGGCAGCCCCGTGCGCGTGCTCGCGCGGGACCATCCGCGGTTCGTGCCCATGGTCATGTCGGGAACCTTCGCCGAGGACCTGTGGTGGGTCCACGACGAGGAGGAGTTCGTCTACGTGCTCGAGGGACGCCTCGTCGTCGTGCTCGACGGTGAGGAGCTGGCCCTCGAGGTCGGCGACGCCGTGTACTACCAGGGCGGTGTGCGCCATCGCTGGCGCACCGAGCCGGGCGAGACGACGCGGGTTCTGACCGTCAAGGAAGGCAGCCCGGGGTCGCACTGA
- a CDS encoding ABC transporter permease: MSHDLVLTPPAAPEDRPLAPSTPHAGGGAPAAPRPRSRGAAGVVRGIWSRTMPIIAAVIGIIAIWYAVSYLLLSESRRFLLPPPHQVLTETVGNDKVIGPMIAALGQTITVALIGLAIAVVIGMGWAIVMSQWRLAEKILYPYAVILQTIPILALTPLIGIWMGYGLPARIVVCVIIAVFPMISNTLFGLQSATPAAHDLFTLQKAGKWQRMTKLMLPAAIPSVFTGLRQSAGLAVIGAIVGDFFFQQGSQGIGGLLRTYTLRLNMEPLFLAIIFTALFGVIVFSVFAALDRLIVGRLFGVAAR; this comes from the coding sequence GTGAGCCATGACCTCGTCCTCACCCCACCCGCCGCCCCGGAGGACCGACCGCTCGCGCCATCGACTCCGCACGCCGGCGGCGGGGCGCCGGCCGCGCCTCGGCCGCGGTCGCGTGGCGCCGCCGGCGTCGTTCGCGGCATCTGGTCGCGGACGATGCCGATCATCGCCGCCGTGATCGGGATCATCGCGATCTGGTACGCCGTGTCGTACCTCCTGCTGAGCGAGAGCCGCCGCTTCCTGCTGCCCCCTCCGCATCAGGTGCTGACCGAGACGGTGGGCAACGACAAGGTGATCGGTCCGATGATCGCCGCTCTCGGGCAGACGATCACCGTCGCCCTCATCGGGCTCGCGATCGCCGTCGTGATCGGCATGGGATGGGCGATCGTGATGTCGCAATGGCGCCTCGCCGAGAAGATCCTCTACCCCTACGCCGTCATCCTGCAGACGATCCCCATCCTCGCCCTGACCCCGCTCATCGGAATCTGGATGGGCTACGGGCTGCCGGCGCGCATCGTGGTGTGCGTCATCATCGCGGTGTTCCCGATGATCTCGAACACGCTGTTCGGGCTGCAGTCGGCGACCCCGGCGGCGCACGATCTGTTCACCCTGCAGAAGGCCGGCAAGTGGCAGCGGATGACCAAGCTCATGCTTCCCGCCGCCATCCCCTCGGTCTTCACGGGCCTGCGCCAGTCCGCGGGCCTCGCCGTGATCGGTGCGATCGTCGGCGACTTCTTCTTCCAGCAGGGCAGTCAGGGGATCGGCGGTCTGCTCCGGACCTACACGCTGCGCCTCAACATGGAGCCCCTCTTCCTCGCGATCATCTTCACGGCCCTCTTCGGCGTGATCGTCTTCTCCGTCTTCGCCGCCCTCGACCGCCTCATCGTCGGGCGCCTGTTCGGCGTCGCCGCCCGCTGA